A single window of Rhizobium indicum DNA harbors:
- a CDS encoding NADH-quinone oxidoreductase subunit A, with protein sequence MTAMEFLPVLFMVAGVVLVTGATLFVSSLLRPSNPYPEKNMPYECGMDPAGDAAGGRFRVQFFILAILLVVFDVETMFLFPWAVVLKDIGLVGYVEMFVFIVLLLVGFAYAWLKGALEWEA encoded by the coding sequence ATGACTGCAATGGAATTCTTGCCGGTTCTTTTCATGGTCGCCGGAGTTGTTCTGGTGACAGGGGCGACGCTTTTTGTCTCCTCACTGCTGCGCCCGTCCAATCCCTATCCCGAAAAGAACATGCCCTATGAATGCGGCATGGACCCAGCAGGCGACGCCGCCGGGGGCCGCTTCAGGGTGCAGTTCTTTATTCTCGCGATCCTGTTGGTCGTCTTCGATGTCGAGACGATGTTCCTCTTTCCCTGGGCCGTTGTCCTGAAAGACATCGGGCTCGTCGGTTATGTCGAGATGTTCGTCTTCATAGTGCTGCTTCTTGTGGGCTTCGCCTACGCCTGGCTGAAGGGAGCGCTGGAATGGGAGGCGTAA
- a CDS encoding NADH-quinone oxidoreductase subunit M → MEFPLLSLIMFTPVAGAVVLMFLHSDDAVRWTALGVTVLDLALSIAMLASFDTTTHAMQFTETHPWVPALGITYALGIDGISALFVFLTALLGSICVLASWVAIDRKVKEFMVSLLTMQALMLGVFCALDLFLFYVFWEAMLIPMYLIIGVWGGEGRVYAALKFFLYTLAGSLLFLIGVIVLYFNGGETFDILALTAQDLPFPVQSWLFFAFLIAFAVKVPMVPVHTWLPDAHVQAPTAGSIILAGVLLKMGAYGFLRFSLPMLPEASVYYSTLMLSLSALAIVYGGLLALAQDDLKKLVAYSSISHMGFVTMGIFALNLRGLEGGILQMFNHGVTTGALFLFVGLIYERTHTRSIAEYGGLMKAAPVYTAFLALFTLSSMALPGTNSFIGELLVLSGGFAANLAVGAAAVLGALLGAAYLLGMYRKVALGPASVGARFKICDVNAREMAAILPLAVLVLWVGLYPKPFLGIIDVSVKHLLAQVHDKGSGP, encoded by the coding sequence ATGGAGTTCCCGCTACTCAGTCTCATCATGTTCACGCCCGTCGCCGGGGCGGTGGTTCTGATGTTCCTCCACAGCGACGATGCGGTGCGGTGGACAGCGCTGGGTGTCACCGTCCTCGACCTTGCTCTCTCCATCGCTATGCTGGCCAGCTTCGACACAACGACCCACGCGATGCAGTTCACCGAGACGCACCCGTGGGTGCCGGCACTCGGGATCACCTATGCGCTTGGTATCGACGGGATAAGCGCGCTCTTCGTGTTCCTGACAGCGCTGTTGGGCTCTATCTGCGTGCTCGCCTCGTGGGTCGCGATCGATCGCAAGGTGAAGGAGTTCATGGTCAGTCTGCTCACCATGCAGGCGCTGATGCTGGGGGTGTTCTGCGCGCTCGACCTGTTCCTGTTCTACGTCTTCTGGGAGGCGATGCTGATCCCGATGTACCTGATCATCGGCGTCTGGGGTGGCGAAGGCCGGGTATATGCGGCGCTCAAGTTCTTCCTCTACACGCTGGCGGGCAGCCTCCTGTTCCTCATCGGTGTCATCGTGCTCTATTTCAACGGCGGCGAGACCTTCGACATCCTCGCGCTGACAGCGCAGGATTTGCCGTTCCCAGTCCAGTCCTGGCTGTTCTTCGCCTTCCTGATCGCCTTCGCCGTCAAGGTGCCGATGGTGCCGGTCCATACCTGGCTGCCGGACGCCCATGTGCAGGCGCCGACGGCAGGCAGCATCATCCTTGCAGGGGTGCTCCTGAAGATGGGCGCCTACGGGTTCCTGCGGTTCTCGCTGCCGATGCTGCCGGAGGCGTCGGTGTATTATTCGACGCTGATGCTTTCGCTTTCGGCGCTTGCGATCGTCTATGGCGGGTTGCTTGCGCTGGCGCAGGACGACCTGAAGAAGCTGGTGGCCTATTCCAGCATCAGCCACATGGGCTTCGTGACGATGGGGATTTTTGCATTGAACCTGCGCGGGCTCGAGGGCGGCATCCTGCAAATGTTCAATCATGGCGTAACGACGGGCGCCCTGTTCCTGTTCGTCGGCCTGATTTACGAGCGGACACATACGCGCAGCATCGCCGAATATGGCGGGTTGATGAAGGCGGCGCCGGTCTACACAGCGTTTCTCGCGCTGTTCACCCTATCGTCGATGGCGCTGCCGGGAACGAATTCGTTCATAGGCGAATTGCTGGTGTTGTCCGGCGGGTTTGCGGCCAACCTGGCCGTCGGCGCGGCGGCCGTTTTGGGCGCGTTGCTGGGCGCGGCCTATCTGCTTGGCATGTACAGGAAAGTCGCGCTCGGTCCCGCCAGCGTCGGCGCCCGGTTCAAGATATGCGACGTGAACGCCCGCGAGATGGCAGCGATCCTGCCGCTGGCCGTGTTAGTGCTGTGGGTCGGGCTCTATCCGAAACCCTTTCTCGGCATCATCGACGTCTCGGTGAAGCATCTGCTGGCTCAGGTGCACGATAAGGGGAGCGGCCCATGA
- a CDS encoding NuoB/complex I 20 kDa subunit family protein: MGGVNNAIRDSVLFTTAESVINWSRKSALWPETFGIACCAIEMISAGCARYDLDRFGVVFRPSPRQSDVMIIAGTVTRKFAPVVRRLYDQMPEPRWVIAMGTCAISGGVYNTYAVVQGAETFVPVDVHVPGCPPRPEALMHGFLLLQEKIKKSRALAGTPLGRVAAS; this comes from the coding sequence ATGGGAGGCGTAAACAATGCGATCCGCGACAGCGTGCTGTTCACCACGGCCGAGAGCGTTATCAACTGGAGCCGAAAATCGGCGCTGTGGCCCGAGACCTTCGGAATTGCCTGCTGCGCCATCGAGATGATCTCGGCGGGGTGCGCCCGCTATGATCTCGACCGGTTCGGCGTGGTGTTCCGGCCTTCGCCGCGCCAGTCCGACGTGATGATCATCGCCGGCACCGTGACGCGGAAATTCGCTCCCGTCGTGCGCAGGCTCTATGACCAGATGCCGGAGCCGCGCTGGGTTATCGCCATGGGCACCTGCGCTATCTCGGGCGGGGTCTACAATACCTATGCCGTGGTGCAGGGAGCGGAGACCTTCGTGCCGGTGGACGTGCATGTGCCCGGCTGCCCGCCGCGGCCCGAGGCGCTGATGCATGGATTCCTGCTACTTCAGGAGAAGATCAAAAAATCCCGAGCACTGGCCGGGACTCCTCTGGGTCGGGTTGCAGCGTCATGA
- the nuoE gene encoding NADH-quinone oxidoreductase subunit NuoE, with protein sequence MTMREKIKDAAARYPDQRSAIMPALLIAQREHGHLPGQVLEEVADILGVERIWVYELATFYTLFHTEPVGMFHLQLCDNVSCMLCGAEDLLKHLETALAIRKGDTTPDGMFTLSSVECLGACEMAPVMQVGDDYHGALDVARIDALLDNLRATTERVASIEPSTRPQGE encoded by the coding sequence ATGACCATGCGCGAAAAGATAAAAGACGCAGCGGCGCGGTATCCCGACCAGCGCTCTGCGATCATGCCCGCGCTTCTGATCGCGCAGAGGGAGCATGGCCATCTGCCTGGTCAGGTGCTGGAAGAAGTCGCCGACATTCTCGGAGTCGAACGGATCTGGGTCTACGAGCTGGCGACCTTTTATACGCTCTTCCATACCGAGCCGGTGGGCATGTTCCATCTGCAACTCTGTGACAATGTTTCCTGCATGCTGTGCGGAGCCGAGGACCTGCTGAAGCATCTGGAAACGGCGCTGGCGATCAGGAAGGGCGACACCACGCCGGACGGGATGTTCACGCTTTCCTCCGTCGAGTGCCTCGGTGCCTGCGAGATGGCTCCGGTGATGCAGGTCGGCGACGATTACCATGGTGCCCTTGATGTCGCGCGGATAGATGCACTTTTGGACAACCTGCGGGCTACAACGGAACGGGTCGCGAGCATCGAGCCCTCTACGCGACCGCAGGGAGAGTAG
- a CDS encoding NADH-quinone oxidoreductase subunit N, protein MTAAALFQSALASLPEIVVITGACILLILGQLVRRGQEYFLVWASVAIVLIAALATLILSSEVRPAYTGMFVADRFAVFFKFVFYLATILTFLLSRKYADIEGIGSSEYYVLLLFALSGMMIMASATDLLSIYVGLELMVLCTYVLTGFLRRERRSNEAALKYVILGAVSTGIFLYGVSLVYGLTGTTQLDGMAAAVTGDPLDPGLLLAVVFIVAGLVFKVGAVPFHMWLPDVYEGAPTTITAFMSVGPKAAGFAVILRVFLNPLVAASDVWIIVAVIAVVTMALGSFVALVQDNFKRLLAYSSIAHAGFALFGVVAGGADGIASVMLYLLIYSLMNLGIFATVIMMRNGNFSGEVIEDYSGFAKSRPGLALLMLLYLFSLAGIPPTAGFFAKFYVLVALVERGFVMLAVIAVLLSAVAAYFYIRIVMVIYMREPERTFDPALTPSVRATLAFTALGTIGIGLFPAWFLRLAQNSVFGG, encoded by the coding sequence ATGACCGCCGCAGCACTTTTCCAGTCGGCTCTCGCAAGCCTGCCCGAGATCGTGGTGATCACTGGAGCCTGCATCCTGCTGATCCTGGGACAACTTGTGCGCAGGGGGCAGGAATATTTCCTGGTCTGGGCTTCCGTCGCGATCGTGCTGATTGCCGCCTTGGCGACACTCATTCTTTCGAGCGAGGTGCGGCCGGCCTATACGGGCATGTTCGTCGCCGACCGCTTCGCGGTCTTCTTCAAGTTCGTGTTCTACCTGGCCACCATCCTGACATTCCTCCTTTCGCGAAAATATGCGGATATCGAGGGGATCGGGAGCAGCGAATACTATGTCCTGCTGCTCTTTGCGCTTTCGGGAATGATGATCATGGCCTCGGCGACCGATCTCCTCTCGATCTATGTGGGCCTCGAACTGATGGTGCTCTGCACCTATGTGCTGACCGGATTCCTGCGGCGAGAGCGGCGGTCAAACGAAGCGGCGCTGAAATACGTGATCCTTGGCGCGGTCTCGACCGGGATTTTCCTTTACGGCGTTTCGCTGGTCTACGGGCTCACCGGTACGACGCAGCTGGACGGGATGGCTGCGGCGGTCACCGGCGATCCGCTCGATCCCGGATTGCTGCTGGCGGTGGTCTTCATCGTCGCGGGGCTGGTCTTCAAGGTCGGCGCGGTGCCGTTCCATATGTGGTTGCCGGACGTCTATGAAGGCGCGCCGACGACGATCACCGCCTTCATGTCGGTCGGCCCCAAGGCGGCGGGGTTCGCAGTGATCCTGCGGGTGTTCCTCAACCCGCTGGTAGCAGCCTCGGACGTTTGGATCATCGTCGCGGTCATTGCCGTGGTGACGATGGCGCTCGGCAGTTTCGTGGCGCTGGTGCAGGATAATTTCAAGCGGCTCCTCGCTTATTCCAGCATCGCCCATGCCGGGTTCGCCCTTTTTGGCGTGGTGGCCGGCGGTGCCGACGGGATCGCCAGCGTGATGCTCTACCTGCTGATATACTCTTTGATGAATCTCGGCATTTTCGCCACCGTCATCATGATGCGGAACGGCAATTTCTCGGGCGAGGTTATCGAAGACTACTCGGGTTTCGCCAAGTCCCGTCCCGGGCTCGCGCTTCTGATGCTGCTCTATCTGTTCTCGCTCGCCGGCATTCCGCCGACGGCCGGGTTCTTCGCCAAGTTCTATGTGCTGGTCGCGCTCGTCGAGCGAGGTTTCGTCATGCTGGCGGTGATCGCGGTGCTGCTGAGCGCCGTCGCCGCCTACTTTTACATCCGCATCGTCATGGTGATCTACATGCGCGAGCCGGAAAGGACGTTCGACCCGGCGCTGACGCCCTCGGTGCGCGCCACGCTCGCCTTCACCGCCTTGGGCACCATCGGCATCGGCCTGTTTCCCGCCTGGTTTCTGAGGCTTGCTCAAAACTCGGTGTTTGGCGGCTGA
- a CDS encoding NADH-quinone oxidoreductase subunit C, translating into MSVETPLICTTITERFGEAIDDLGFAHGVHAFAAPPDMIVELCRFLKEHPALRFNFLSDICGVDHYPEMPRYETVYHLYSLPNKLRVRIKCRLADPPRVPSVTGIWRTANWHEREAWDMYGIRFDGHPDLRRIYMWEGFEGFPQRKDFPLRGYKDKLNPFGAEGTPPTQPDLATKNIP; encoded by the coding sequence ATGAGTGTGGAGACGCCCCTCATCTGCACTACGATCACGGAGCGTTTCGGCGAGGCAATCGACGATCTTGGCTTCGCGCATGGTGTACATGCCTTCGCCGCTCCGCCTGACATGATCGTCGAGCTTTGCCGGTTTCTGAAGGAACACCCGGCGTTGCGGTTCAACTTCCTGTCGGACATCTGCGGGGTCGATCATTATCCTGAGATGCCACGCTACGAGACGGTGTACCACCTCTATTCGCTACCGAACAAATTGCGCGTTCGCATCAAATGCCGCCTCGCCGATCCGCCGCGGGTCCCGTCGGTGACGGGGATCTGGCGAACCGCCAATTGGCATGAGCGCGAAGCCTGGGATATGTACGGGATCAGGTTCGACGGCCACCCCGATTTGCGCCGGATCTACATGTGGGAAGGGTTCGAGGGCTTCCCGCAGCGCAAGGATTTTCCGCTCCGTGGCTACAAGGACAAGCTGAACCCGTTTGGCGCCGAAGGCACGCCACCGACGCAGCCCGACCTCGCCACCAAGAACATTCCATAA
- the nuoD gene encoding NADH dehydrogenase (quinone) subunit D yields the protein MTEVTELISPQGEAFDTKEVLLNLGPQHPSTHGVLRLVLELDGEYVKRVDPHIGYLHRGTEKLAESFTYTQIFPLTDRLDYLCPPSNNLAFALAVEKLLGIEAPIRAQYIRVMMAELARISGHVLITGALPMDLGAMTALLYAMREREMIMDLLEMISGARMHTSFCRVGGVREDLPDGFLPKIREFCDIFPNRIRDYERLLENNRVFLKRTQGIGVISAEDAIDLGLSGPNLRASGVDWDIRRDEPYEIYDRLDFNVITRDEGDCYARWQCRVEEMRESVRIIEQCLDQMPEGPFQIDMPTIAFPVDKDKVHCSMEALIQHFDLSAYGFKVPKGEVYSAIEAPKGELGFYIISDGSPKPFRMKVRAPSFVNLQGLFGVTNARYLADMIAVLGSLDPVMAEVDK from the coding sequence ATGACCGAAGTCACCGAATTGATCAGCCCGCAAGGCGAAGCGTTCGACACCAAGGAGGTGCTTCTCAATCTCGGCCCCCAGCACCCCAGCACGCATGGGGTTCTTCGGCTCGTCCTGGAATTGGACGGCGAGTACGTCAAGCGCGTGGATCCACACATCGGCTACCTCCATCGCGGCACCGAAAAACTGGCGGAGAGCTTCACCTACACCCAGATTTTTCCGCTCACCGACCGGCTCGACTACCTCTGTCCACCGTCGAACAACCTCGCCTTCGCGCTGGCGGTGGAGAAACTCCTCGGCATAGAAGCACCGATCCGCGCACAATATATCCGCGTGATGATGGCCGAGCTGGCGCGGATCTCCGGCCATGTCTTGATCACCGGCGCGCTGCCGATGGACCTCGGCGCCATGACCGCCTTGCTTTACGCCATGCGGGAGCGCGAAATGATCATGGACCTCCTGGAAATGATCAGCGGTGCGCGCATGCACACGTCCTTCTGCAGGGTTGGCGGAGTGCGCGAGGACCTGCCTGACGGTTTCCTTCCCAAGATCAGGGAGTTCTGCGACATCTTCCCGAACCGGATCCGCGACTATGAGCGGTTGCTCGAAAACAACCGGGTGTTCCTGAAGCGCACGCAGGGGATCGGCGTGATCTCCGCCGAGGACGCCATCGATCTTGGCCTGAGCGGTCCGAACCTGCGCGCTTCGGGCGTCGACTGGGACATCCGTCGCGACGAGCCCTATGAGATCTATGACCGGCTCGACTTCAACGTCATCACGCGCGACGAGGGCGACTGCTATGCGCGCTGGCAATGTCGGGTCGAGGAAATGCGCGAGAGCGTCCGGATCATCGAACAATGCCTCGACCAGATGCCCGAGGGGCCGTTCCAGATCGACATGCCAACAATCGCCTTCCCGGTGGACAAGGACAAGGTGCATTGCTCGATGGAAGCACTCATCCAGCATTTCGACCTGTCGGCCTATGGCTTCAAGGTGCCGAAGGGCGAGGTCTATTCGGCGATCGAGGCGCCAAAGGGCGAGCTTGGCTTCTATATCATCAGCGACGGGTCGCCAAAACCATTCCGCATGAAGGTGCGGGCACCCTCGTTCGTCAACCTTCAGGGACTGTTCGGGGTGACCAACGCCCGCTATCTGGCGGACATGATCGCCGTGCTCGGCAGTCTCGACCCAGTGATGGCGGAGGTGGACAAGTAG